A single genomic interval of Anopheles marshallii chromosome 2, idAnoMarsDA_429_01, whole genome shotgun sequence harbors:
- the LOC128708468 gene encoding exosome complex component RRP46 — translation MVQEPKTMANSLNLRRMICETNVLSRSDCSAAFSQGATQVMVAANGPAEIKIRNAESENCHLEVQYRSNAGHEDIQHRLMESLIKRSFVRVVSTPAFCRSAVYIYVQEMTDKGGLLACAINASCLALITSGVELNFTVAAVHCIMTEDGVMILDPDQKQMKQPHSSFTFVFDSIAKNTVTSYVYGSFSFEEYEQVVSVCRAAVDKIFNFYRKVSQNITKVVTDDS, via the exons ATGGTGCAAGAACCGAAAACGATGGCCAATTCGCTTAATTTACGGAGAATGATATGTGAAACCAATGTGTTGTCGCGTTCCGACTGTTCAGCAGCATTCTCACAAG GTGCCACACAGGTAATGGTGGCTGCAAACGGTCCCGCGGAAATAAAGATAAGAAATGCTGAATCGGAAAATTGTCATCTCGAGGTACAGTACCGATCGAATGCCGGGCACGAGGACATACAGCACCGTTTGATGGAAAGTCTTATCAAACGTTCGTTCGTGCGTGTTGTGTCAACACCCGCTTTCTGCCGAAGTGCCGTTTACATCTACGTTCAGGAGATGACCGACAAGGGTGGA CTATTGGCCTGTGCAATTAATGCCTCTTGTTTGGCTTTGATAACGAGTGGAGTGGAGCTCAACTTTACGGTGGCAGCTGTGCACTGCATAATGACGGAGGATGGTGTAATGATTCTTGATCCAgatcaaaaacaaatgaaacaaccgCATAGCTCGTTCACGTTTGTATTCGACAGCATCGCTAAGAATACGGTCACCTCGTACGTGTATGGTAGTTTCAGTTTTGAAGAATACGAGCAGGTGGTGAGTGTATGCAGAGCGGCAgtggataaaatattcaacttttaTCGGAAGGTTtcacaaaacattacaaaagtTGTTACAGATGATAGTTAA
- the LOC128710042 gene encoding neuroendocrine convertase 2 — protein sequence MSVKFVCLVALFGISCTASTLGHSSNSRGQQIGGGGDVFTSSFLVRFKRSLDKQLVHDIATRNGFQNLGELPGSDGKEFHFKHTTLPLVRTRRSISHTRVLKKEPLIHTALQQPGFKRVKRGFRHAVPLNYIPDKAPGYGGENVPTDPYFPFQWYLKNTGQNGGKAKLDLNVLAAWDQGITGKNITTAIMDDGVDYMHADLKFNYNAEASYDFSSNDPFPYPRYTDDWFNSHGTRCAGEVAAARDNGICGVGVAYDSKIAGIRMLDQPYMTDLIEANSMGHEPHKIHIYSASWGPTDDGKTVDGPRNATMRAIVQGVNEGRNGLGNIYVWASGDGGEEDDCNCDGYAASMWTISINSAINDGQNAHYDESCSSTLASTFSNGAKDPNTGVATTDLYGKCTTTHSGTSAAAPEAAGVFALALEANPSLSWRDMQHLTVLTSKRNSLFDAKNRFHWTMNGVGLEFNHLFGFGVLDAGAMVALAKKWRTVPPRYHCEAGAITQMHRIPSSGSLYLPIKTNACKGTDTEVRYLEHVQAVITANASRRGDLELFLTSPMGTRSMILSKRANDDDRRDGFTKWPFMTTHTWGEYPQGTWMLEATFNSQESRTGWIKEFSLVLHGTKDPPYQTLSPASPHSKLAIVKKAHEDKDGN from the exons ATGTCCGTCAAGTTCGTCTGTTTGGTGGCCCTGTTCGGTATAAGCTGCACGGCGTCAACGCTtggccacagcagcaacagcaggggTCAGCAGATAGGTGGAGGAGGCGATGTGTTCACCAGTTCCTTTCTGGTTCGGTTCAAGCGCAGCCTGGACAAGCAGTTGGTGCACGATATTGCCACCCGGAATGGATTCCAGAATTTGGGGGAG CTTCCTGGCAGCGATGGCAAGGAGTTTCACTTCAAGCATACGACCCTGCCGTTGGTACGCACCAGACGAAGCATCTCCCATACGCGAGTGCTCAAAAAGGAACCGctg ATACACACGGCTTTACAGCAACCGGGATTTAAGCGCGTCAAGCGTGGCTTCCGACATGCGGTCCCGCTAAACTACATTCCGGATAAGGCACCCGGATACGGTGGGGAAAATGTACCGACCGATCCGTACTTTCCGTTTCAATGGTACTTGAAAAATACAGGGCAAAATGGCGGCAAAGCCAAACTCGATCTAAATGTACTAGCTGCGTGGGACCAAGGCATTACCGGGAAAAACATTACTACCGCCATCATGGACGACG GTGTTGACTATATGCATGCAGATCTGAAGTTTAATTAT AATGCTGAAGCGAGCTACGATTTCAGCAGTAACGATCCGTTCCCATATCCTCGCTATACGGACGATTGGTTCAATAG CCACGGTACGAGATGTGCGGGCGAGGTGGCAGCTGCCCGGGACAACGGTATCTGCGGTGTTGGTGTGGCGTACGATTCAAAAATAGCCGGTATTCGGATGCTGGACCAACCGTACATGACGGATCTGATTGAAGCAAACTCGATGGGTCATGAGCCGCACAAGATACACATCTACAGCGCATCCTGGGGACCGACAGACGATGGGAAAACGGTCGATGGCCCACGGAATGCAACCATGCGAGCGATCGTACAGGGTGTGAATGAGGGCCGCAATGGGTTGGGCAACATTTACGTGTGGGCTTCGGGAGATGGCGGCGAGGAGGACGATTGTAACTGTGACGGGTATGCCGCATCGATGTGGACCATATCGATCAACAGTGCCATCAACGATGGTCAGAATGCGCACTATGACGAAAGCTGTAGCTCCACGCTGGCCAGCACATTCAGCAATGGTGCGAAGGATCCAAACACCGGCGTG GCCACGACGGATCTGTACGGCAAATGTACCACAACGCATTCGGGTACGAGTGCTGCAGCACCGGAAGCGGCAGGAGTTTTCGCATTAGCACTGGAAGCAAA TCCATCCTTGTCCTGGCGCGATATGCAACATCTTACCGTGCTGACGTCCAAGCGGAATTCACTGTTTGATgccaaaaaccggttccaCTGGACGATGAACGGTGTCGGATTAGAGTTTAACCATCTGTTCGGATTCGGTGTACTGGATGCCGGTGCGATGGTAGCGTTGGCGAAGAAATGGAGAACAGTGCCGCCGCGATATCACTGCGAGGCAGGTGCAATCACGCAGATGCA CCGGATACCTTCGTCGGGTTCACTGTACCTGCCAATCAAGACAAACGCGTGCAAAGGAACCGACACGGAAGTACGCTACCTAGAACACGTGCAAGCCGTCATTACCGCGAACGCTAGCAGGCGCGGTGATCTGGAGCTTTTCCTAACATCGCCAATGGGCACAAG ATCCATGATACTAAGCAAACGggctaatgatgatgatcgtcgGGATGGTTTTACGAAATGGCCTTTCATGACGACACACACCTGGGGCGAATATCCGCAAGGAACTTGGATGCTGGAG GCCACATTCAATTCGCAGGAAAGCCGCACCGGATGGATCAAAGAGTTTTCGCTCGTGCTGCACGGTACTAAAGATCCTCCGTACCAGACACTGTCACCGGCATCGCCACACTCCAAGTTGGCCATTGTAAAGAAAGCTCACGAGGATAAGGACggcaattaa
- the LOC128709459 gene encoding LOW QUALITY PROTEIN: protein YIF1B (The sequence of the model RefSeq protein was modified relative to this genomic sequence to represent the inferred CDS: deleted 1 base in 1 codon) — MTYVSQQVKNWQVGFWWLVVGKISFYWANSVFAIMNFNAQAGADGRAHRSVSKKPKRVSDVNAIGSTIPYQQMTSQIPTNQYMTNDPNNLYGQPQYVPQPQQQFPMDQQQQPNYYIPQPQAQPNNVPRQPGQSAPGPGMAGGQFAMFQQPIVQDMAMQYGQKLADQGKEIVHSHIEKYLPMSKLKYYFSVDNSYVVNKLKIIFFPFLQKDWGMKYDHDNPVQPRYDINAPDLYIPSMSYITYVVLAGIALGMQNRFSSEQLGIQASSALAYSIFEIVIYTLTLYIGNISTSLSTLDLLALTGYKYAAIVVTVAGTILLKRMGYYLALLYSSAMLALFLLRTMKAKVLSGQDQTHGAVGYDPYGGQHQHSDHNVGRKRKLYFLFLVTGLQPLLAFWLTVHLIVNDTPVVSSA; from the exons ATGACATATGTCAGCCAGCAAGTTAAAAACTGGCAAGTTGgcttttgg tggttggttgtgggaAAAATATCGTTTTATTGGGCGAATAGTGTTTTTGCAATCATGAATTTCAATGCTCAAGCTGGTGCCGATGGTCGCG CACATCGTTCGGTGTCCAAGAAGCCAAAACGAGTAAGCGATGTAAATGCTATTGGCTCCACCATTCCGTACCAACAGATGACATCACAAATCCCGACGAATCAGTACATGACCAATGATCCTAACAATC TTTACGGACAGCCGCAATATGTACCGCAACCGCAACAACAATTCCCGATggatcaacagcagcagccaaaCTACTACATCCCTCAGCCACAAGCACAACCCAACAATGTACCCCGGCAACCGGGACAGTCAGCTCCAGGCCCGGGTATGGCGGGCGGTCAGTTCGCAATGTTTCAGCAACCCATCGTCCAAGATATGGCCATGCAGTATGGGCAGAAACTAGCCGACCAGGGCAAGGAGATTGTTCACAGCCATATCGAGAAGTACTTGCCAATGTCTAAACTGAAGTATTATTTCTCGGTGGACAATAGCTACGTGGTGAACAAgttgaaaatcattttcttcccattctTGCAAAAG GACTGGGGAATGAAGTACGATCACGATAATCCGGTTCAGCCACGGTACGATATCAATGCACCGGATCTGTATATTCCGTCAATGAGCTACATAACCTACGTGGTCCTAGCGGGCATTGCATTGG GCATGCAAAATAGATTCTCCTCGGAACAGTTGGGTATCCAGGCGTCTAGCGCTTTGGCATACAGCATTTTTGAAATCGTTATCTACACACTGACGCTTTACATAGGAAACATATCAACGTCGCTAAGTACGTTGGATTTACTTGCCCTGACCGGTTATAAGTATGCAGCGATCGTTGTGACCGTAGCCGGTACGATACTGTTGAAACGAATGGGATACTATTTGGCACTACTGTATTCCTCCGCTATGTTAGCACTTTTTCTG CTGCGTACCATGAAGGCGAAGGTATTATCCGGACAGGACCAAACGCACGGTGCCGTTGGATATGATCCGTACGGTGGACAGCACCAACACTCTGATCATAACGTAGGACGCAAACGTAAGCTCTACTTCCTGTTCCTCGTTACCGGGCTTCAACCGCTGTTGGCGTTTTGGCTTACCGTGCATCTGATTGTGAACGATACGCCGGTGGTATCAAGTGCGTAA
- the LOC128708965 gene encoding uncharacterized protein LOC128708965, protein MSSRKSRLSLTKDPHKDKDVKTPNARRSLARTSKGKISPESQRIDENYEVSPSQSSDYSPMVPSTQDNSFHAINGVSWEWNSPQRLRDQQQQKIIAANSYKHNPPLRPKYSDLPDKVPNKKPTGFNKFISKLNLLMEKENIVDDQLNTVVSEPTQQSETNTVTENENVAEDQFNTAISEPIQHSELNEESCLIDEFFIASDEEQGFTLSTKGEDSDDDIFQKHTIETPVKKSAPTGTDLDDSKLDFLLIEASQTIEQRLNNPPCPPPRPMTHSPPQIQQEPVPRPKSIPCRLSIPIEMNDSDMDGFLIQASLMVEEKLSDSSQESSSNSNAQQTVNHPTSGITSYAQLDGPVPPNDDDKRDTATSTAATKGSTSEAMSQEELKALIGKKRQEALRRLQTNRLKRGIKGTNSHG, encoded by the exons atGAGCAGCCGTAAAAGTAGACTGAGTCTAACGAAAGATCCCCACAAGGATAAAGATG TGAAAACTCCGAATGCACGACGGTCATTGGCACGCACGTCCAAGGGCAAAATAAGCCCCGAATCGCAAAGGattgatgaaaattatgaagTATCCCCGTCGCAGAGTAGCGACTACTCGCCCATGGTTCCATCGACGCAGGACAATTCTTTTCACGCCATCAACGGTGTGTCGTGGGAATGGAACAGCCCTCAGCGTTTGCGagatcagcagcaacaaaagaTTATCGCAGCCAATAGCTACAAACACAACCCTCCACTCAGGCCAAAATATTCCGATTTGCCAGACAAGGTACCTAACAAAAAACCGACCGGATTCAACAAATTCATCTCGAAGCTAAATCTTctaatggaaaaggaaaatatcgTGGATGATCAATTGAATACGGTCGTATCTGAACCGACCCAACAATCCGAGACAAATACTGTGACGGAAAACGAGAATGTTGCGGAGGATCAATTTAACACAGCCATATCTGAACCGATCCAACATTCCGAGCTTAATGAAGAATCCTGTTTAATCGATGAGTTTTTCATTGCAAGCGATGAAGAGCAGGGCTTTACACTAAGCACTAAGGGTGAAGACAGTGATGATGATAtcttccaaaaacacacaattgaAACTCCCGTTAAGAAGAGTGCCCCAACCGGTACTGATCTGGATGATTCTAAGCTGGACTTTTTGTTAATTGAAGCAAGTCAAACAATAGAGCAACGTTTAAACAATCCACCATGTCCTCCACCACGGCCAATGACGCATTCACCGCCGCAAATACAACAAGAGCCTGTTCCAAGACCAAAATCAATCCCATGCCGTCTCTCTATTCCAATTGAGATGAATGATTCGGACATGGATGGGTTCCTGATACAAGCATCATTGATGGTTGAAGAAAAGTTGAGCGATAGTTCACAGGAATCAAGTTCGAACAGTAACGCCCAACAAACAGTGAATCACCCAACATCCGGTATCACCAGCTATGCTCAACTTGATGGTCCAGTTCCGCCAAATGATGACGATAAACGGGACACAGCAACTTCAACTGCTGCAACTAAAG GTTCGACGAGCGAGGCGATGTCACAAGAAGAACTAAAAGCACTCATCGGGAAGAAGCGACAAGAAGCGCTGCGACGATTGCAAACCAATCGATTGAAAAGGGGCATAAAAGGCACCAACTCTCACGGATAG